The following proteins are encoded in a genomic region of Phragmites australis chromosome 9, lpPhrAust1.1, whole genome shotgun sequence:
- the LOC133928471 gene encoding serine/threonine-protein phosphatase PP1-like isoform X1 has product MMMTRAPMGSMEGAAVDEVVRRLVEGGRGGRQVQLSEAEIRQLCVEGKRVLLSQPNLLRIHAPVKICGDIHGQFVDLLRLFDLGGYPPASTYVFLGDYVDRGKQSLETICLLLAYKIRYPEKIFLLRGNHEDAKINRVYGFYDECKRRFNVRLWKIFSDCFNCLPIAALIDDKILCMHGGLSPELNSLDQIKDIERPAEIPDYGLLCDLLWSDPSPDGEGWGESDRGVSCTFGADKLVEFLEKNDLDLICRAHQVVEDGYEFFAQRRLVTIFSAPNYCGEFDNVGALLSIDESLMCSFQILKPSDTGPPHARKQIPNKGLDWQHDFHF; this is encoded by the exons atgatgatgacgcGAGCCCCGATGGGGTCGATGGAGGGCGCGGCAGTGGACGAGGTGGTGCGGCGGCTGGTGGAGGGTGGCCGCGGCGGGCGGCAGGTGCAGCTGTCGGAGGCGGAGATCCGGCAGCTGTGCGTCGAGGGAAAGCGGGTGCTTCTCTCCCAGCCAAACCTCCTCCGAATCCACGCCCCCGTCAAGATCTGTG GTGATATCCATGGCCAGTTTGTTGACCTTCTGAGATTGTTTGATTTGGGTGGTTATCCTCCAGCGTCAACTTACGTATTCCTTGGAGACTATGTTGATAGAGGCAAACAGAGTTTGGAAACTATATGCTTGCTCCTGGCATACAAAATCAGGTACCCTGAAAAGATTTTCCTGTTAAGGGGGAACCATGAAGATGCAAAAATCAACAGAGTTTATGGTTTCTATGATGAATGTAAGAGGAGGTTCAATGTTCGACTGTGGAAGATATTCTCTGATTGCTTCAACTGCCTGCCGATTGCAGCACTCATTGATGACAAGATACTGTGCATGCATGGTGGTCTCTCACCTGAATTGAATAGTTTGGACCAAATAAAGGATATTGAGAGGCCTGCTGAGATTCCTGATTATGGCCTGCTGTGTGATTTGCTTTGGTCTGATCCTAGCCCCGATGGAGAAGGGTGGGGGGAGAGTGACAGAGGTGTTTCATGTACGTTCGGCGCAGATAAGCTTGTAGAGTTTTTGGAGAAGAATGATCTCGATCTTATATGCCGAGCTCATCAG GTGGTTGAAGATGGTTACGAGTTCTTTGCGCAACGGAGATTAGTGACAATCTTCTCAGCTCCAAATTATTGTGGAGAATTTGATAATGTTGGTGCTCTATTGAGCATAGATGAAAGCCTAATGTGCTCATTTCAGATCCTGAAGCCAAGCGACACAGGTCCACCGCATGCAAGAAAACAAATTCCAAATAAG GGACTTGATTGGCAGCATGACTTCCACTTTTGA
- the LOC133928470 gene encoding LOW QUALITY PROTEIN: kinesin-like protein KIN-13A (The sequence of the model RefSeq protein was modified relative to this genomic sequence to represent the inferred CDS: inserted 1 base in 1 codon) has protein sequence MGDSGDAVMARWLQSAGLQHLAASSAAPAAGGDYRGGMAGLGGAGGGGMLPSLLMQGYGPQSIEEKQRLYTLLRSLNINGESAPASISEPYTPTAQSFGGGNTVEGFYSPELRGELGAGLLDLHAMDDTELLSEDVVSEPFEPSPFMPKEIDDDEDDLISGSQQVPADNYGAVTSEKESTARENNVAKIKVVVRKRPLNRKELSRKEDDIITVHDSSSLTVYEPKLKVDLTAYVEKHEFCFDAVLDEHVSNDEVYRETVEPIIPIIFQRTKATCFAYGQTGSGKTYTMQPLPLRAAQDMVRLLQQPVYRNQNFKLWLSYFEIYGGKLFDLLSDRRQLLMREDGKKQVCIVGLQEFEVSDVQIVKEYIERGNAARSTGSTGANEESSRSHAILQLAVKKHIIVTDTRRQRDRDANESKNTKAVGKISFIDLAGSERGADTTDNDRQTRIEGAEINKSLLALKECIRALDNDQIHIPFRGSKLTEVLRDSFVGNSRTVMISCISPNAGSCEHTLNTLRYADRVKSLSKGGNTRKEQSTGSTTASSREALSAPSYPLSAEAEEIPNQIQEKRPVDTYRKGAENFTSNSSVEPDRNSFSTIPSYSNRGREENGAASGFSDRERFDLKSSQTTYTSKAQFVQNSANTQEEEKVTKVSPPRRKAYREDKSERQSNYTKRDNGPEIGRAGYKVQQAKQLQQQQRPPSASASQASSRQSEKESSCDDVEIDAILEEEEALIAAHRKEIENTMEIVREEMNLLAEVDQPGSLIDNYVTQLSFLLSRKXCRLGQPPSTLGTVPAPPQRARDPKP, from the exons ATGGGGGACTCGGGCGACGCCGTCATGGCGCGGTGGCTGCAGTCTGCGGGGCTGCAGCACCTTGCGGCGTcctccgccgcccccgccgccggcggcgACTACCGTGGTGGCATGGCCGGACTTGGGGGCGCCGGTGGGGGAGGCATGCTGCCGAGCCTGCTCATGCAG GGCTATGGGCCACAATCGATTGAAGAGAAACAGAGGCTTTATACACTACTAAGAAGCCTGAATATTAATGGAGAGTCTGCACCCGCATCAATCTCTGAGCCCTACACGCCAACGGCTCAAAGCTTTGGTGGTGGGAACACCGTAGAGGGGTTTTATTCACCCGAACTTAGAGGTGAGCTTGGAGCTGGCCTTTTGGACCTTCATGCTATGGATGACACTGAGCTTCTGTCTGAG GATGTAGTTTCAGAACCATTTGAGCCTTCGCCCTTTATGCCAAAGGAAATtgatgacgatgaggatgatCTGATATCAGGGAGCCAGCAAGTCCCAGCAGATAACTATGGTGCAGTGACCAGTGAAAAAGAGAGCACTGCCAGAGAAAATAATGTAGCAAAGATTAAAGTAGTG GTAAGGAAGAGACCTCTTAACAGAAAGGAGCTATCTCGAAAGGAAGATGACATCATAACTGTGCATGATTCATCATCTTTGACAGTTTATGAGCCTAAGCTAAAG GTGGACTTGACAGCTTATGTTGAGAAGCATGAATTTTGTTTTGATGCTGTCCTGGATGAGCATGTTTCTAATGACGAG GTGTACCGTGAGACAGTTGAGCCCATAATTCCAATTATATTTCAGAGAACGAAAGCAACATGTTTTGCTTATGGCCAAACAG GCAGTGGCAAGACATATACAATGCAGCCTTTGCCTCTGAGAGCTGCGCAGGACATGGTTCGTCTTTTGCAACAACCTGTCTATCGGAATCAAAATTTCAAGTTGTGGCTTAGCTACTTTGAGATATATGGTGGGAAGCTTTTTGATCTTCTATCTGACAGAAG GCAACTACTAATGAGGGAAGATGGCAAGAAACAAGTTTGCATTGTAGGTCTACAGGAATTTGAGGTTTCTGATGTCCAGATTGTCAAGGAATATATTGAGAGAGGAAATGCAGCGAGGAGCACAGGGTCAACAGGGGCCAATGAAGAATCATCAAGGTCGCATGCTATTCTGCAACTGGCTGTGAAGAAGCACATCATAGTAACTGATACCAGGAGACAGAGAGATCGCGATGCTAATGAATCTAAAAATACAAAGGCTGTGGGAAAAATATCATTTATTGATCTTGCTGGAAGTGAGCGTGGTGCTGATACGACAGACAATGATAGGCAGACAAG GATTGAGGGAGCAGAGATAAATAAGAGTCTGTTGGCTCTCAAGGAATGCATTCGAGCTCTTGACAATGATCAGATACACATTCCTTTCAGAGGAAGCAAGCTTACAGAGGTTCTTCGTGACTCATTTGTTGGTAACTCTAGGACGGTGATGATTTCTTGCATTTCTCCAAATGCTGGTTCATGTGAACACACACTAAATACCTTGAGATATGCTGATAG GGTCAAAAGTCTTTCAAAGGGTGGAAACACAAGAAAGGAGCAGTCCACAGGATCAACTACAGCATCTAGCAGGGAAGCTTTGTCAGCTCCATCATATCCTTTATCTGCTGAAGCGGAAGAAATCCCTAACCAGATTCAAGAGAAGAGACCGGTTGATACTTATAGGAAGGGCGCTGAAAATTTTACCTCCAACTCTTCTGTGGAGCCTGACAGAAATTCCTTTAGTACGATTCCAAGTTATTCTaatagagggagagaagaaaatGGTGCAGCATCTGGTTTCAGTGACAGGGAGAGGTTCGATTTGAAGTCCAGCCAAACTACTTACACTAGTAAAGCACAGTTTGTTCAGAATTCAGCAAACACACAAGAAGAGGAGAAAGTCACAAAAGTCTCACCTCCTCGCAGAAAGGCTTATAGAGAAGACAAATCTGAAAGGCAGAGCAACTACACAAAAAGGGATAATGGGCCTGAGATAGGCCGGGCTGGGTATAAGGTGCAGCAGGCGAAGCAGCTGCAACAGCAGCAAAGGCCaccatctgcttcagcttcacaGGCTTCATCGAGGCAATCTGAAAAGGAAAGTTCCTGTGATGATGTGGAAATCGACGCAATTCTTGAG GAAGAGGAGGCCCTCATTGCAGCTCACAGGAAGGAAATCGAGAATACTATGGAGATCGTGCGTGAA GAGATGAACCTTTTGGCAGAAGTTGACCAACCAGGTAGCCTTATTGACAATTACGTGACACAACTGAGCTTTCTGCTGTCACGTA GCTGCAGGCTTGGTCAGCCTCCAAGCACGCTTGGCACGGTTCCAGCACCGCCTCAAAGAGCAAGAGATCCTAAGCCGTAA
- the LOC133928471 gene encoding serine/threonine-protein phosphatase PP1-like isoform X2, whose amino-acid sequence MMMTRAPMGSMEGAAVDEVVRRLVEGGRGGRQVQLSEAEIRQLCVEGKRVLLSQPNLLRIHAPVKICGDIHGQFVDLLRLFDLGGYPPASTYVFLGDYVDRGKQSLETICLLLAYKIRYPEKIFLLRGNHEDAKINRVYGFYDECKRRFNVRLWKIFSDCFNCLPIAALIDDKILCMHGGLSPELNSLDQIKDIERPAEIPDYGLLCDLLWSDPSPDGEGWGESDRGVSCTFGADKLVEFLEKNDLDLICRAHQVVEDGYEFFAQRRLVTIFSAPNYCGEFDNVGALLSIDESLMCSFQILKPSDTGPPHARKQIPNKPSRG is encoded by the exons atgatgatgacgcGAGCCCCGATGGGGTCGATGGAGGGCGCGGCAGTGGACGAGGTGGTGCGGCGGCTGGTGGAGGGTGGCCGCGGCGGGCGGCAGGTGCAGCTGTCGGAGGCGGAGATCCGGCAGCTGTGCGTCGAGGGAAAGCGGGTGCTTCTCTCCCAGCCAAACCTCCTCCGAATCCACGCCCCCGTCAAGATCTGTG GTGATATCCATGGCCAGTTTGTTGACCTTCTGAGATTGTTTGATTTGGGTGGTTATCCTCCAGCGTCAACTTACGTATTCCTTGGAGACTATGTTGATAGAGGCAAACAGAGTTTGGAAACTATATGCTTGCTCCTGGCATACAAAATCAGGTACCCTGAAAAGATTTTCCTGTTAAGGGGGAACCATGAAGATGCAAAAATCAACAGAGTTTATGGTTTCTATGATGAATGTAAGAGGAGGTTCAATGTTCGACTGTGGAAGATATTCTCTGATTGCTTCAACTGCCTGCCGATTGCAGCACTCATTGATGACAAGATACTGTGCATGCATGGTGGTCTCTCACCTGAATTGAATAGTTTGGACCAAATAAAGGATATTGAGAGGCCTGCTGAGATTCCTGATTATGGCCTGCTGTGTGATTTGCTTTGGTCTGATCCTAGCCCCGATGGAGAAGGGTGGGGGGAGAGTGACAGAGGTGTTTCATGTACGTTCGGCGCAGATAAGCTTGTAGAGTTTTTGGAGAAGAATGATCTCGATCTTATATGCCGAGCTCATCAG GTGGTTGAAGATGGTTACGAGTTCTTTGCGCAACGGAGATTAGTGACAATCTTCTCAGCTCCAAATTATTGTGGAGAATTTGATAATGTTGGTGCTCTATTGAGCATAGATGAAAGCCTAATGTGCTCATTTCAGATCCTGAAGCCAAGCGACACAGGTCCACCGCATGCAAGAAAACAAATTCCAAATAAG CCATCAAGAGGGTGA